CAGCGCAAAATCCACAATACACGCATCTACTTAAATTTATTGAGTAGCTTGCGACCTTTTTGCGCCCATCTTCGCCAAGTGAAGTCTTCATCGAAATGCAGTTGCTAACGCAAATTTTCTCACATAGCCCGCACCCAATGCAACGTTCATTTTCACTTTCAACAAATTTCAAAAGCTTATGAATGCCCCTATATCTAGCATTTAGCTCCATCTTTTGCATAGGGTATTTTAAAGTATGTGACTTGCTAAAGAGCATCTGCTTTATCGTGACTTTTAGTCCGATCAAAAGATCAGGCTTAAATGTGATAGCGATGAAGTGCTTAAATTTATCAAACGTGCTCTTTGGCTTTAACTTTTCATCTATTAAAATATATTTTTT
This is a stretch of genomic DNA from Campylobacter concisus. It encodes these proteins:
- the nuoI gene encoding NADH-quinone oxidoreductase subunit NuoI, whose protein sequence is MSEKKYILIDEKLKPKSTFDKFKHFIAITFKPDLLIGLKVTIKQMLFSKSHTLKYPMQKMELNARYRGIHKLLKFVESENERCIGCGLCEKICVSNCISMKTSLGEDGRKKVASYSINLSRCVYCGFCADVCPELAIVCGQEYEVASKSRIIFGTKDEFLTKDKFLKDQSEFEGYGALGKNSDSLVKKTPNAFISESENETKVVSDINLEGAKDV